The DNA sequence AATACAAGCTTTAAAGGGCTAATATCTCAAGGGAAGAATGTTTATGTGAATGAAGCTTACGAGACATCCGATGTAGTCATTCAAATTGTTGCCGAAACTGGGATTGGAGAAACAGTGTTTATACTTAAATAAAGTAAAAGGATGACTTAAATGGTGGGTTAAACCACCTAGGTCATCCTTTACGCAGTGTGATGTAATAGCACTATCGAAAGTCTGAATCCTTACACAAATGAAGGTCCGGCTGTCTAATTTTGTTTCATTTTTACCGAATACTAAACGACCCCTCTGCCATTAATTCATCATAATCATTGTATAAACGTAATCGATAATTGCCTATGTCAAAAACACCATGTACATGCACGAGGTGAAACTCAGTTAATATCCAATCCCACGAAGGGTCGAGCGTGTCGTACCAATCATCATAATAGCTTTCATGGCCGCCATCAATCTTATGTAAAATATAGTAAACATCACGAGTGCCGAGCGGTTTAGCGAAGTTCGCCTCCATCAAAATGTCTTCATGAGTAGAAAATACCGTTTTCTCGTGTTGAATGCCTTGTTCAAATGTTCCTGTACCGAATATCATCTCACCGCTTCTCGGGCCATCTGATAATATTTCACTAATTAATCCACCACAGCCCATTAGTAAAAACGACATGAAAAATAAAAGAATGAATCCTGTTAGTTTTTTCACTGCTATGAACACCTCTTTACTTATATAAAAATAATAGAAAACATGTAGATTCATCACAGGACTGCTGCTACTTGAAAGAGGGTGACTCAGAAGGTCGAATTTTTACCTTTTGAGTCACCCTCTCAGCAATTTCCCGAGCTGCCTCACCCCCTACTATAAGTGAATTTTTATAGTAGTGGCGCCATTGCCAGGAATTTTAATAGTTTTTGAGACAACCTCGAGCCTTGATTGGAAACATTACTAAGGTTGAGACACAATCAACTTGTCCTTTTACTATACATCTACTAATCTCTATTTGTATATTTCATTGATTGTTCAATACCTAAACGAGAAAAGTCAACTTGATCAGCAGGAACTAGTAAGTCCGATGCATCATACTCTACTGTAACGATGGACATATCTTTAGAGTAAATAATGTGGTTCGTGTCTAGTTCATAGTTTTCTAGCGTTAAAAATGGGATTTGCTCGAAGCCATAGTTAAAAGTTAATTCATTGAATCTCACGTCAAAGACATCATTGTCTAATCCATTTGAGATGGCAATATCGATACTAAATGCCCCATCATCGTTACGCTTGACTCGATAAATTTGTACATCAATATCATTTGTAAATACTCTTTCAAAAATGATCGCATGGTTTCCACTAACAAATCCTTCAGCAACATAATCTTCGCCATATTTATCATTTAAAAGTGGAATAAAACTATCATTATAAGCATTTTGAACTTTTTCTGACGTAGAGAATTTCCAACCATCTTCAAATAATTCCATATATAATTTTGCTTCTGTTGCCGTATGGTTACGACGATTTTCTGCATTGATATTCGTGTATTCGAAAATACTAGCTGCAATGACGTCTTCTATTACAAAGAGAATACCAATATCTAGATTTTCACGTAACCCTTCTTCATTCTTCGCTTTGAAAAAGTCGAAGTCTTGCTGAACTACTTCTTCTTCCATACTATCAGCATAAAGTGTACGAAAATGTTCGTAGTTATCATCTCCTGCTGTTTCTACTAGCTCAAGAAAAAATGCTTCTGATAACGCGACAGCATCACTTTCAGAAAGAAGCTCTTCTTCAGGTTCACTTGCTTCTGTGCTTTCCTCATTCTCTCCCGCTTCATCAGCCTCATCCTCTGAACTTTCTTCAGTTTCTACTACTTCCACTTCATCTAGCTCTTGAGAGGAGGATTCATCAGAGCAGCCAATAGTAAATAGTAAAGTAAATGATAATGCAGTAATTATTATTGCTTTCTTCATGGTGTATAACCCCCGACTTTTTTTATTAAGTTGTATTAAAATGTTATTATTAAAATTATATCAAATGATGTAACTTTTTGACTATTTTTTTCGGAAATAGAAATAAATACTATATACCAATGGTTATTAATGTAAAAAAACAAGGTCTTTTATACTCCACCAGATGAACCATTCGCTATTCAGAATGAGGGTGACTCAGAAGGTCGAATTTTTACCTTTTGAGTCACCCTCATTTCTTAATATTAATCAAGCATATTTGTCGTCATTTTTTCAACTACATCATATTTATCATCTGATATTTCCACAAAGCCACTCCAGAAAAACGCCTCAAGCATAATTTCTTCCATCTCTGGATCATCGCTAATAGTTACAAATGCATCAGCAACCTTTTGTTTCCACTCCCCACTTACGTTATTGTTTATCACGATCGCACGGTTAGGTATTTCTGCTGCATTTCCTATTACTCTCGTTTTTTCCATTATGTTTGGTTCTTTACTGAGATATTGATCGCGTGCATGGCCAAAGCTCGTAATAAAATCGACTTCTCCAGCTAATAATGCTTCTAACGCACCACCGTCTTCTTCAAATGTAACTTGATTAAATGTTTCTATATTAATTCCATTTTCTATGAAAAACGAAGATGGATACAAAAAGCTTGTTGTGCGTGCTAGTTCAATTTGTCCCCACGTTAAATTAGTTGCTTGTAATAAATCATCTAACGAATGAAGGTTCGATGATTCTGCTACAATAAATTGTGATTCAGTTACCTCATTTCCTGCTGAGTCGAAAGTATTTAAAATAACATCCACTTCCTCCCTAACAGGAATATATTGATTAGCATTTAAGAATCCGACATCGTTTTCTCCAGTTCGAAGTCTTTCAAATAACTCTTCCTCGATAAGTGCATAGGAAAATGATACAGGCACTCCTAATTCATTTGTTAAATTATCGGCTAATGGCGCCAATAATTCATCTAAGTATTCCTCATCATAAAACGGCACAATACCAATTGTTACACTATCAAGTGAAAGTCCCGCCTCATCTTCTACTATACTTGATTCAGAAGAATCAACTTCTTCATCAATAGTTGATTCTTCATCCTCAGTTTCCTCAGGCGGTCTCACTCTTGCAGGGTCATTTGCAGATACTTGACGGG is a window from the Evansella cellulosilytica DSM 2522 genome containing:
- a CDS encoding phosphate/phosphite/phosphonate ABC transporter substrate-binding protein; amino-acid sequence: MLTMRRLHILLAFIIMGLLVACGSVKNETVLEAAETFMEGMIEADFDKIESVNESDEWMFPTDYLLEVANEGGIVGLTTDDFSLEEIDSLEVVVSFTNESSIPLLLKFQERNDGFYFVGLEQARQVSANDPARVRPPEETEDEESTIDEEVDSSESSIVEDEAGLSLDSVTIGIVPFYDEEYLDELLAPLADNLTNELGVPVSFSYALIEEELFERLRTGENDVGFLNANQYIPVREEVDVILNTFDSAGNEVTESQFIVAESSNLHSLDDLLQATNLTWGQIELARTTSFLYPSSFFIENGINIETFNQVTFEEDGGALEALLAGEVDFITSFGHARDQYLSKEPNIMEKTRVIGNAAEIPNRAIVINNNVSGEWKQKVADAFVTISDDPEMEEIMLEAFFWSGFVEISDDKYDVVEKMTTNMLD